In the genome of Dioscorea cayenensis subsp. rotundata cultivar TDr96_F1 chromosome 1, TDr96_F1_v2_PseudoChromosome.rev07_lg8_w22 25.fasta, whole genome shotgun sequence, one region contains:
- the LOC120251561 gene encoding uncharacterized protein LOC120251561 has protein sequence MPVRAGGVPRAGVGEAPTERWPGADGAPRARAGAGPGADGGSTGAAGRWAAAQRRRAAGSAPPPLPWIQISTTTSPLDPDQHRQVRHLSLASRSARLPCIQINTARYMASSNEKTISSSSGKSDPCWKYVQCINPNNKNDLKYNFCDKVTKGGIFRAKQHIVGGFRNTTICQRCPPPVREEIQSFMINKVNASKMFEGNFPDNIIEEDAFGGDEEDEDEKTIMMRSHQGSTKILNAKKRQRQKGPIDLYFTQNAENSRKKEKNLKQTTINDTCKKELRERACREIARWLYDVAIPFNAVKYPQFQVMIDAIGQYGIGMKAPSYHEVRVSLFNKEMEDGKKILQSFEEEWAHYGCSIMADGWTDKRNRILINFLVNSPKGTVFLESIGASGYAKTGEKMFELLDLMVQRVGEKNVIQVVTDSASVNVFAGKCLEEKYKNLFWTPCAAHCLDLILEDIGKISNVKRTVQRAISLNSFIYVRQGMVNMLRSFTFQRELVRPGVTSVLRLVDGEKKPAIGYIYEAMDRAKEAIAKLFGENEEQYKDVFDIIDKRWECQLHRPLHAAGHYLNPEFFYANPMEIIRTSEIMDGVLETLERLVPDASCQDKINNQMSIYQNAGGIFGRNLAIRNRSLKSPAEWWKSYGASTPELLDFAIKVLSLTCSASGCERNWSIFEHVHTKKRNRLDQQKLNDLVFVKYNRALKRRYDDRDHIDPISLQDIDDANEWLMGTLDQKQGDDELVFGDDDLTWDAVEKAAGVDESAYTTRGRGGGKGINTSASSSRPSKGKEKAMKPSFASLRTLLISRDGNDEEENLGDDYFDEENDEFEEKFDGVGDDDNYEALDGFEYVDDESD, from the exons ATGCCGGTCCGCGCGGGCGGAGTGCCCAGGGCGGGCGTGGGCGAGGCACCGACGGAGCGCTGGCCGGGCGCCGACGGAGCGCCGAGGGCGCGGGCGGGCGCTGGGCCGGGCGCCGACGGAGGGTCGACGGGAGCGGCCGGGCGCTGGGCAGCAGCACAGCGCAGGCGGGCTGCGGG ATCAGCACCGCCACCTCTCCCTTGGATCCAGATCAGCACCACCACCTCTCCCTTGGATCCGGATCAGCACCGCCAGGTCCGCCACCTCTCCCTTGCATCTAGATCAGCCCGTCTCCCTTGCATCCAGATCAACACCGCCAG GTACATGGCTTCTTCAAATGAGAAGACTATTTCATCATCAAGTGGAAAAAGTGATCCATGTTGGAAATATGTTCAATGCAttaatccaaacaacaagaatGATTTGAAATACAACTTTTGCGATAAAGTTACAAAAGGTGGAATATTTAGAGCTAAACAACATATTGTGGGAGGTTTTAGAAATACAACCATTTGTCAAAGATGCCCACCACCTGTCCGAGAAGAGATTCAGTCTTTTATGATAAATAAGGTCAATGCAAGCAAGATGTTTGAAGGTAATTTTCCGGataatattattgaagaagATGCTTTTGGcggtgatgaagaagatgaagatgaaaaaaccATTATGATGAGATCGCACCAAGGAAGTACTAAAATTTTGAATGCAAAGAAACGACAACGGCAAAAGGGGCCAATAGATTTATACTTCACACAAAATGctgaaaattcaagaaaaaaggaaaaaaatctgaAGCAAACAACAATCAATGATACTTGCAAGAAGGAGTTGCGGGAACGAGCATGTAGAGAAATAGCTCGATGGTTGTATGATGTAGCGATTCCATTTAATGCCGTTaaatatcctcaatttcaaGTAATGATCGATGCAATTGGTCAATATGGTATTGGCATGAAAGCACCTAGCTACCATGAGGTCCGTGTCTCCTTGTTTAATAAAGAAATGGAGGATGGCAAAAAGATACTACAGTCCTTTGAAGAAGAATGGGCACATTATGGTTGCTCTATAATGGCTGATGGTTGGACAGACAAGAGGAATAggatattgataaattttttggtGAATTCTCCAAAAGGAACTGTGTTCTTAGAATCTATTGGTGCTTCGGGTTATGCAAAAACTGGAGAAAAAATGTTTGAGTTGCTTGATCTCATGGTTCAACGTGTTGGAGAGAAAAATGTCATACAAGTAGTTACTGATAGCGCATCCGTTAATGTCTTTGCAG GTAAGTGCttggaagaaaaatataagaatttgtTTTGGACTCCTTGTGCAGCACAttgtttggatttgattttggaAGATATTGGTAAGATTTCAAATGTGAAAAGAACTGTACAAAGAGCAATCAGCTTAAACTCCTTCATTTATGTTCGACAGGGCATGGTTAATATGTTGAGGAGTTTTACCTTTCAAAGAGAACTTGTTAGGCCGGGTGTTACAAG TGTGCTTCGATTGGTTGATGGTGAGAAAAAACCGGCTATTGGATACATTTATGAAGCCATGGATAGGGCCAAGGAAGCTATAGCAAAGTTGtttggagaaaatgaagaacaatacAAAGATGTGTTTGATATCATTGACAAACGATGGGAATGTCAACTTCACCGACCTTTGCATGCGGCTGGGCACTATCTTAATCCGGAATTTTTTTATGCCAACCCAATGGAGATTATCAGAACTAGTGAGATAATGGATGGAGTGCTTGAAACTCTAGAGAGATTGGTTCCTGATGCTTCATGTCAAGACAAAATCAACAATCAAATGAGTATATATCAAAATGCGGGTGGCATATTTGGAAGAAACTTGGCAATTAGGAATCGAAGTTTGAAATCACCAG cCGAATGGTGGAAATCTTATGGAGCCTCAACTCCAGAGTTGCTAGATTTTGCAATCAAAGTACTCAGTCTAACTTGTAGCGCATCCGGTTGCGAGCGTAATTGGAGTATTTTTGAACAT GTTCATACTAAAAAAAGGAATAGACTTGATCAACAAAAGTTGAATGATTTGGTCTTTGTGAAATATAACCGAGCACTAAAGCGTCGATATGATGACCGTGATCACATTGACCCCATTTCTTTACAAGATATTGATGATGCAAATGAGTGGTTGATGGGTACGCTAGATCAAAAGCAAGGAGACGATGAACTAGTGTTTGGTGATGATGACCTTACTTGGGATGCAGTTGAAAAAGCGGCAGGGGTTGATGAAAGCGCATATACTACTCGAGGTCGAGGAGGAGGAAAGGGAATAAATACTAGTGCTTCAAGTTCAAGGCCATCAAAGGGGAAAGAGAAGGCAATGAAGCCATCATTTGCTAGTTTGAGAACCCTTTTAATTTCTAGAGATGGCAATGATGAGGAAGAAAATCTTGGAGATGATTATTTTGATGAAGAgaatgatgaatttgaagagaaatttgatggagttggtgatgatgataattATGAAGCACTTGATGGTTTTGAATATGTTGATGATGAAAGTGATTAG